The Cloacibacterium sp. TD35 region TCTTACGCAGAAAAGAGATGTTCTTTTTATCATTGAAGATAAAGAATCTTCAAATTATATCACCTCAGAATTAGAGGAAATGATAGGCGAAGAAAACGTTTTGTATTTCCCTGAAACGCATTTAGAACCTTATCAAGTTGAGAAAACCCAAAATGCAAACATCGTTTTACGAACTGAAGTGCTCAATAGTTTAAATTTTGATAAAAAGAAAAAAATTATCGTTGCAACCGCTTCTTCGCTTTCAGAAAAAGTGTTGAAAAAGGAAGATTTCAAAGCGATTTCTCACACGATAAAAGTTGGCGACCAACTGGATTTTGATTTTACGGAAGAATTATTGAATCAGTTCAATTTTAATTATACAGATTTCGTTTCGGAACCTGGAGAATTTTCGGTTCGTGGCGGAATTTTAGACGTTTTTTCTTATGCTTACGAAAAGCCTTTCAGAATTACTTTTTTCGGAAATGAAGTAGAAAGCATTAAGGAATTTGACATCGAAACTCAACTTTCCACAGGAAAAGTTAATGAATTTGAATTGGTTTCTAATATGAATTTTGCAGTTTCAGGAAGCAAGGTTTCTCTATTGGATTTATTGCCAAAAGATAGTTTCATTGTCACTAAAAACGCTTACTTAACGATAAAAAAACTCAAAGATTTCTACGAAAAAGCAGAGCAGAAATTTGAAACGCTAAGCAAAGAAATCAAGCATCAAAAACCAGAAATTCTTTTCGTTTCTGATGATGTTTTTCTAAGAGATTTAGAAAAATTTAAAGTCATCGATTTTACATCTCAACAACTTAACGATTTTACGACTTTACAACTCAATCAAACCGCACAACCTACCTTCCATAAAAATTTCGAACTTCTTGCCGAAGATTTAAAAGAAAAAAAAGAAGAAGGTTATGAAACATGGATTTCTTTTTCAGGGGAAAAACAAAAGGAAAGGTTAGAAAATATTTTTGAGGAACTGAATCACGATTTACCGTTTAAATCTTTCAAATCTGAGCTTCATGAAGGCTTTGTAGATTATGAACTGAAAGTTTCGGTGTATACAGATCATCAGATTTTTGACCGTTATCAAAGATATAAAGCCAAAAATTCTTTTGCCAAATCTGAGCAATTAACCCTAAAAGATTTAATGTCTTTGAAAGTGGGAGATTACATTACGCACATTGACCACGGAATCGGGAAATTTATGGGATTGGTGAAAGTTACCAATGACGGAAAAACACAAGAATGTTTCAAATTGACGTATAAAAACAACGATTTGCTCTACGTTTCTATCCATTCGCTTCATAAAATTTCAAAATATAACGGACCAGATGGTAGAGAAATCGTTCTCAATAAACTTGGTTCTCCAACTTGGAAAACTTTAAAGCAAAAAACCAAGGCAAAAGTTAAGCAAATTGCATTTGATCTCATCAAATTATATGCACAAAGAAAGACAGCAAAAGGTTTTTCGTTCTCGCCAGATTCTTATTTGCAGAATGAATTAGAAGCAAGTTTCATCTACGAAGACACTCCAGATCAGGAAAAAGCTACGCAAGATGTAAAGAATGACATGGAAAATGATGGCGTAATGGACAGATTGATTTGTGGAGATGTAGGTTTCGGAAAAACGGAAGTGGCAATTCGTGCGGCGTTCAAAGCGGCAACCGATGGAAAGCAAGTCGCGGTTTTAGTTCCTACCACCATTTTGGCGTTTCAGCATTACAGAAGTTTCAAAGAAAGGTTGAAAGATTTTCCTGTAAGTATTTCTTATTTGAACCGCTTCCGTTCTACAAAACAAAAAAATGAAACCAAAGAAGGTCTCAAAAATGGTAAAATTGATATCGTCATCGGAACGCATCAATTGGTTGGCAAAGATATAGAATTCAAAGATTTAGGGTTATTGATTATTGACGAGGAACATAAATTCGGGGTAAATGTAAAAGATAAACTCAAAACGCTAAAAGCCAATATTGATACCTTGACTTTAACGGCAACACCCATTCCGAGAACTTTGCAATTTTCTTTGATGGCGGCAAGAGATTTATCGGTGATTAAAACGCCACCACAAAATCGACAACCAGTTGATACACAGATTATTGGATTTTATGAAGAAATTCTTCGTGATGCGATTTCTTACGAAATTCAAAGAGACGGACAGGTTTATTTCATCAATAATAGAATTGAAAATCTGAAAGATATTGCAGGTTTAATTCAGCGTTTGGTTCCAGATGCGAGAGTCATTACAGGTCACGGGCAAATGGACGGAAAAGAATTGGAAGCCAGAATTCTCGATTTTATGGAAGGGAAATATGATGTTTTGGTTTCTACCACGATTGTAGAATCTGGAGTTGACGTTCCGAATGCGAACACGATTTTTATAAATGATGCGCAGAAATTTGGGATGGCAGATTTGCACCAAATGCGTGGAAGAGTGGGGCGAAGCAACCGAAAAGCGTTTTGTTATCTGATTACGCCACCCTTTGATATGATGACTTCGGATGCTAGAAAACGTTTGGAAGCAATTGAACAATTCTCTGATTTGGGAAGTGGTTTTCAAATTGCGATGAAAGATTTAGAAATCAGAGGAGCTGGAGATTTATTGGGAGCCGAACAAAGTGGTTTTATTAATGAAATGGGCTTTGAAATGTATCAAAAATTGATGCAAGAAGCCTTGGAAGAATTGCAAAACGAAGATGATTTCCAAGATTTATTTGAGAATGAAGAAGACCGTAAAAAATTATTCAAATCTCAGAAAGAAGTCAACATTGATACAGATTTTGAGTTGATGTTGCCAGATTCTTATGTGAATTCTACGGAAGAAAGATTGTCATTATACCAAAAATTGGCAGAAATCCCAACCAAAGAAGAATTGCAAAAATTTGAAAATGAATTGGTAGATAGATTCGGAAATCTTCCGAAAGAAGCGATTAATTTATTGAAATCGGTAGAATTAAAATGGCTTGCTGCGGAAATTGGTTTTGATAAAATCGTCATGAAAAACGGAATTTTCTTAGGTTATTTCCCAGATAATCCTCAAGATAAATTCTACCAAAGCGAAAAATTCAGAAATATTATCGCTTACCTTTCTCAAAATCCACGAGAAGCACAACTCAAGGAAAAATCAGGCAAAGAAGGCAATCAGCTCATGATGAGAAAAGATGGTGTGAAAAATGTAGATGAGGTGAATGTTCTTTTAAATAGAATTTTGTCACATTAAAAATTAAAAAATTAAATTTGCGCTTAACAAGCATTAATTAATATCAAAAAAACGTGAAATACTTAATCGTAGGTTTAGGAAACAAAGGCGAAGAATACGCAGAAACGCGTCATAATATTGGTTTTAAAGTAGCCGAAAAAATTGCACAAACTTTAGAAGCTCCTTTTAAATCGGCCAATTTTGGTTGGGTTTCTGAAGGAAAATACAAAGGCAGAAAAGTTTTTGTACTCAAGCCAGATACCTACATGAATCTTTCTGGGAATGCCGTAAGATTTTGGATGCAAAAAGAAAATATTCCTTTAGAAAATGTATTGGTGATTACGGATGATTTGGCGCTTCCTTTTGGAACGTTGAGGTTGAGAAAAAAAGGTTCTGATGCTGGTCATAACGGGTTAAAAAACATTCAAGAAGTTTTACAAACTCAAGATTACGCAAGATTGCGTTTCGGTATTTCTGCAGATTTTTCTGAAGGAAAACAAGTAGATTATGTTCTTGGTAAATGGAATGAAGAAGAACTCAAAACTTTACAAGATAGAATAGATATTTTTGCAAAAGCGTGTCTATCATTCGTTTTCGCAGGAATGAATAATACAATGAATACTTTTAATGGAAAGTAGATTTTTGTAAAATCGTTGATTTGTAAAGTTGTTTTACTTTAAAAGTTTTATGACTTTACAATTTCAAAGTTTCTTTCTAAAAATACAATACTCTTTATATAGGTTAAAACCTTCCAATTTCTCAATTTCGCCACGCATTTTCAGGTTGTCTTTCATAATGAGATGAGAATCCACCGTTTTGAATCCTAATTTCAATGCAGAACCGAAAAGCATGGTTGCTAAAACTGCATCCAGACCTTTGTTTTGATAATTGGGATGAATCGCGCCCAATAAAAGTTGAAGCCTTTTTGAAGTCTTCATTGCCCATAAAATTCTTGCCCAACCAAAAGGTAAAATTCTTCCTTTAGAATTTTTTATCGCTTCGCTTAAGTCTGCCATTGCAATTACAAAAGCCAGCACTTCGCCGTTTTCATTGGTAATCATCTTGATGAGTTTTGGATTGAGAAGTGGTAAAAAACGTTCGGCAAATTCAGTCATTTCGTCTTCGGTGAGTTTCGTGAAGCCATAGATTTCAGTGTAGGTTTTGTTGATGAGGTCAAAAACAGGTTTTACATAAGGATTTACCGATTTTGTTGAGGTGAATTCTACCGTTTTTATCTTTAAATTTCTAGAAACTCTTTCATTGAAATTTTTATATCTGTTCAGAATTTGTGCAGTAATCGGAACGTCATATTGTACTAAATCTACAAAGTTTTCGTACTGGTTTTCCTTGATGAAATCTACCATAAAAGGAAAACTGTGATTGGTGACAAGCATTGCTTTTTCTTCGAAACCTTTGGTAAGAAAACCTTGAGGTTCTTTGTCTGAAAAAGCCATTGGTCCGATGATTTCTGTGCAGTTTTTAGATTTTGCCCAAGTTTCTACCGCAGTAATTAAAGCATTGAAAACTTCTTTATTTTCAAAACATTCAAAAAAAGAAAATCTGGCATCATTTTTCCCGTGAAATTTATTGTAATCGGTAGGAATTACGCCCATAATTCTACCAACAGCTTTTCCGTTTTCGTATGCAAGGAAAAGTACCGCTTCATTGTGTTTAAAGAGTGAATTTTTGTCTTTGTCAAAGAATTTTTCATCATCCATATACAAAGGATGAAGCCAATTTTTATGGTTTTTATGAATTTTTTCGGGAAGATAAATAAAAGATTTTAAGTCTTCTCTGGTCTTGACTTCTTTAATTGAAACGGACATCCAATGTATGGTTTAAAAATTTGTAGAATTTAAAGGTAAGAAAAAATACAATCGGCGCAGAAATAAATCCAGCAATTACATCTACAAAATAATGAGCCTTAATGTAAACCGTAGAAAACATCAATAGGACAACAAATGGAATGAAATATTTTACTGATTTCTTGAAATTTTGATAAAGCCAAAAAATAACTATCCAAGAAATTCCTACATGTGAACTGGGGAAAGCTGCGGTGGGAACTTCACCGTTTTTCTGTATGAGTTTGACCATATTTCCAAAGAATCCTTTGGCTTCAAGTGTGTTTTCTGGAAACGGAAAATAAAACTGCGGACCTTCTGCTGGAATCAATATAAAAGTGAAATAATACAGTAAAAATGAAGTGATTAAAACAAAACTAAACTCTTCAATTTTTTCTGGAATTTTCAGAAAAATAATTAAAAATGCAGCTAGTGGTAATAGGTAGTAAGAAAAATATCCAAAGTAAAATAATTCGCTGAAAAACCAAGAGTCAAAAGTTTCAGAAAATATTAATGAAGGCTGAAAGCCAAATGTTTTTTGGTCTAAATATGATAAAAAATTATCAATTTTTGGAAAAATTAAAGTATTTAAAATCGCAGTTTCTTTGTATAAAAAAGTCATCAAAGCATAAATTGTAACTCCTTCTACTAAGAAAAAAATATGGGAAGAAATTTTATTTTTCAAAATGAAAAATGCCAAGAATATGATTAAAAATAAAAACCGAACTCCAAAAAAATTGAGGTCTAGAAAAAGGCTAGGCTGTGTAAAAAGTACCACTAATTCTATTCCGCAGAAATAGAAAAGAACGGATAGCCATATTTTAGAAATGTTTTTCACGCCATGCAATATTTAATCAAAATTAAAAAAAAAGCCCCTAATTAAGGGGCTATAGCGAGAAAGTGTTAATTAAAAATCAAAGTTATATGAAGATATTCTCGCTTGTGTTATTCTATTTGTCGCAAAAACTAGAGCCATGTTACAACTCCGGTTTCCACATCGTAGTTGGCACCTACAATTTTTATTTTTCCTTCTTTCTCTAAATTTCTTAAAGTAGAACTTTGATGACGAATGTCTTCTATGGTTTTTTGGATGTTACAAAGCGTCAAACGGTCTAATAAATCTTCATTTTTAGAAGAGCGTTCTTCACCTTCTTTAATGATTTCGTGGATACAAGATTCGAAATGATAGATGAGGTGATTAAGATTGTCCATTCCCATATTTTCAATTATTGGAGCATCTAGTCCACCTTTTAGAGCGCCACATTTGGTGTGTCCTAAAACGACTACCAATTTAGAACCTGCCACATTACAAGCAAATTCCATAGAGCCTAAAATATCTTGATTGGCGAAATTTCCTGCAATTCTGATACTGAAAATATCTCCTAAACCTTGATCGAAAATGAGTTCTGCAGAAGTTCTACTGTCGATACAGCTTAAAACGGTAGCAAAGGGCCATTGGCCTTCTCTAGTATCGTTTACTTGCTCTAGAAGGTTTCTGTTTACTTTAAGATTGTTTACAAATCTTTGGTTTCCTTCTTTTAAAAATTGAAGTGCTTTTTCTGGATTAATGGTTGCTTGAGTTTCTGAAGTATGTGCTTTCATAATTTTTTCTAATTTTTTAAAAACCTTTTCGGAACGCTGAAGGTTGGTTCCGAAAAGGAAACAATGTTAATTTAATATGTATGAAGTTATGATATTTTTTTAAATAACCCTTCTGTGTGAAATAGTAATATGTGAATGTTGGTCGTTTTCATATTCTTTGTAAGAAGTTTTGAAACCTTCTAAAACTACTTCTATATCTTCTTCTCTGGCTCTTACATTAGCAAAATCAGAGATTAAGTCGATAATATCATCAGAGACATAAGAAGTTTTTTTAGCATTAATAATCACTCTAGAGTTGGGTTTAATATTTTTAAGCGTTTTTTTGATGGCTGCTTTGTTTAAGAAAGAAACTTCTTCTGCCAAATCAATGGTTATTTCATCAGCGCTTTCTAATTCTTCTCTACTTAAATAATAGGCCCGTTTCATATTTCCGAGCAACAAGAAAAGAATACTGATGGCTAAACCAATTCCTACCCCTTTTAATAAATCTAATGCCACCACCGCAATAATAGTAGCGATGAAAGGGATAAATTGATATTTTCCTTTGCTCCAGAAATGGCTAAGTTTTGCAGGACTTGCTAATTTATAACCTACCATTAATAAAACTGCTGCTAAAGTCGCCAAAGGAATTTTGTTCAATAAAAATGGAATAGATAAAACAGATACTAACAATAAAATACCATGAACAATAGCCGAAATTTTACTTGTTGCACCAGCATTAGCATTTGCAGAAGTTCTTACTACCACCGAAGTCATAGGTAAACCTCCAATAAAAGAAGAAACTAAGTTGCCAATACCTTGTGCTTTCAATTCTAAGTTAGTATCTGTTATTCTTTTGTGTACGTCCATTCTATCTGCAGCTTCTATACATAATAATGTTTCTATGGAAGCTACTACTGCGATAGTTGCACCAATAATCCAAACTTGCGGATTCAGAAATCCTGAGAAATCAGGAAAAGTGATTAAGTTTTTAAAATCTTCTACCGATTGCGGAACCGGAAGTGTAACCAAATGTTCTCTAGAAATTTCTAGCGCGCTTCCTCTGAAAACTTCATTGAACAAAATCCCAACAATTACCGCTACTAAAGCTCCTGGTAAAAGTTTTATTTTTTTGAGAAAGTTTACTTTTTTCCATGTAATAAGAATAGCCAATGAAATAATCGTTACCAAAAAGGCTCCAGGTGTAATGGCATTAAAAAGGTTGGTGAAATATTCTCCCAAGTTAAAACCATCAAAAATTTGTTGATTGCCTTCAAAATCTTTGTCGTATCCTAAAGCGTGTGGAATTTGTTTTAAAATGATAATAACACCAATTCCGGCTAACATTCCTTCGATAACGTTATTGGGGAAATAGTTAGAAATACTTCCTGCTCTTAGAAAACCAAGTGCTAATTGTATAAAACCTGCAATTAAACCTGCAGTTAAAAATAATTCGAAGCTTCCTAAATCGGTTATTGCTCCTAATACGATGGCTGCTAAACCTGCAGCTGGTCCAGAAACAGAAATGTGTGAATTACTGATGAATCCTATCACGATACCACCCACAATTCCTGCTAAAATTCCAGAAAGTGGTGGTGCACCAGATGCTAATGCAATACCTAAACAGAGTGGTAATGCTACGAGAAATACTACAATTCCCGAAGGAATATTTTCTTTTATTCCGCCGAATAAAGTGTTTGTTTTTTTCATTGTATGAATATCGATATGTATTTACAATCAATTACTTAGATGTAAGTAATCAATTCTAATGTTTGAAAATTTAATTTGTTAAAAAGCGTCAAGGAACAGCCCATTTTTTTTGAAAAAAGGGCATAATTTTCCTATGAAATTTTAGAAATTAAACTTCCGGAGGCGGAGAAAAAATCGATTTAAAAGGACTTAGATGAATAGAATCGTCCTTAAGGATGTATTTGCTGATTTTTTTATCAGAAAAGAAAACGCCAATAAAATCTTTAGAATTATAAGGTTTTGGCGGAAACTTTTCATTGTAATTGGCGAGATTATTTTTAACCTCTTCTTCTGAAATATTATTATTGAGCGTAGGAATTTCCCAATCAAAAATCACAGCGATACTTGGTAAAGCTGTAAAATTGATGAAAACTGCCAGAACAAAAATGCTCAAATACTTCATATCGTAAACTTTCTTAGAAGTTTTTATTATTTTTTCTGCTCATCACCCAATCAGAATTGGTTAGGTCATAAACTTTTTGAATATTTTTCAATATTTCTTCGAAATCTATATTTAAGTCAATTAATTTCCCTGTTTTGAGGTCGAAAACCCAACCGTGAACTATAGGATATTGGTCTAAAATATATCTTTCTTGTACGCAAGCCATTTTAATAACGTTGATGCATTGCTCTTGAACATTCAGTTCAATCAATCTATCATAGCGTAATTGCTCGTCTTTTATCGCGTCTAATTCTTCTTGGTGCAATCTGTAAACATCTCTGATGGTTCTTAGCCAAGGATTCATTAATCCAAAATCTTGAGGCGTCATCGCTGCTTTTACACCACCGCAACCATAATGGCCACAAACAATAATGTGTTTTACCTTTAAATGTTGTACTGCATATTGAATGACAGCAGTAGAACTCATATCAAGGGTATTCACTAAATTGGCAATATTTCTATGCACAAAAACTTCGCCGGGTTTCATGCCCATTAATTCTTCTGCGGTTGCACGACTGTCGCTGCAACCTATGTAAAGATATTCTGGACTTTGACCTTCTGCTAATTTTTTAAAAAAATCAGCATCTTGACCGAGTTTTTCTTCAACCCATTTTCTATTATTTTCGAAAATAGTTTCGTAGCTTTTACCCATAATTTTTCATTTACAAATGTAGAATAAAAAATTTCTAAATACATCTAAATTCCGATAGATAGCATCAATTTTTATTCCAAAATAAGGACTTTAAGACTTTTTAACAGTCTAATTCTCGTGCAAATTTATACTTTATGATTGATATAATCTTCAGTAGCAT contains the following coding sequences:
- the mfd gene encoding transcription-repair coupling factor produces the protein MLKNISQTLIPDFLRKNFGKEIFENFDQSQHISVKGFAGSVPSILVAELFLTQKRDVLFIIEDKESSNYITSELEEMIGEENVLYFPETHLEPYQVEKTQNANIVLRTEVLNSLNFDKKKKIIVATASSLSEKVLKKEDFKAISHTIKVGDQLDFDFTEELLNQFNFNYTDFVSEPGEFSVRGGILDVFSYAYEKPFRITFFGNEVESIKEFDIETQLSTGKVNEFELVSNMNFAVSGSKVSLLDLLPKDSFIVTKNAYLTIKKLKDFYEKAEQKFETLSKEIKHQKPEILFVSDDVFLRDLEKFKVIDFTSQQLNDFTTLQLNQTAQPTFHKNFELLAEDLKEKKEEGYETWISFSGEKQKERLENIFEELNHDLPFKSFKSELHEGFVDYELKVSVYTDHQIFDRYQRYKAKNSFAKSEQLTLKDLMSLKVGDYITHIDHGIGKFMGLVKVTNDGKTQECFKLTYKNNDLLYVSIHSLHKISKYNGPDGREIVLNKLGSPTWKTLKQKTKAKVKQIAFDLIKLYAQRKTAKGFSFSPDSYLQNELEASFIYEDTPDQEKATQDVKNDMENDGVMDRLICGDVGFGKTEVAIRAAFKAATDGKQVAVLVPTTILAFQHYRSFKERLKDFPVSISYLNRFRSTKQKNETKEGLKNGKIDIVIGTHQLVGKDIEFKDLGLLIIDEEHKFGVNVKDKLKTLKANIDTLTLTATPIPRTLQFSLMAARDLSVIKTPPQNRQPVDTQIIGFYEEILRDAISYEIQRDGQVYFINNRIENLKDIAGLIQRLVPDARVITGHGQMDGKELEARILDFMEGKYDVLVSTTIVESGVDVPNANTIFINDAQKFGMADLHQMRGRVGRSNRKAFCYLITPPFDMMTSDARKRLEAIEQFSDLGSGFQIAMKDLEIRGAGDLLGAEQSGFINEMGFEMYQKLMQEALEELQNEDDFQDLFENEEDRKKLFKSQKEVNIDTDFELMLPDSYVNSTEERLSLYQKLAEIPTKEELQKFENELVDRFGNLPKEAINLLKSVELKWLAAEIGFDKIVMKNGIFLGYFPDNPQDKFYQSEKFRNIIAYLSQNPREAQLKEKSGKEGNQLMMRKDGVKNVDEVNVLLNRILSH
- the pth gene encoding aminoacyl-tRNA hydrolase, with protein sequence MKYLIVGLGNKGEEYAETRHNIGFKVAEKIAQTLEAPFKSANFGWVSEGKYKGRKVFVLKPDTYMNLSGNAVRFWMQKENIPLENVLVITDDLALPFGTLRLRKKGSDAGHNGLKNIQEVLQTQDYARLRFGISADFSEGKQVDYVLGKWNEEELKTLQDRIDIFAKACLSFVFAGMNNTMNTFNGK
- a CDS encoding phosphatase PAP2 family protein, which translates into the protein MKNISKIWLSVLFYFCGIELVVLFTQPSLFLDLNFFGVRFLFLIIFLAFFILKNKISSHIFFLVEGVTIYALMTFLYKETAILNTLIFPKIDNFLSYLDQKTFGFQPSLIFSETFDSWFFSELFYFGYFSYYLLPLAAFLIIFLKIPEKIEEFSFVLITSFLLYYFTFILIPAEGPQFYFPFPENTLEAKGFFGNMVKLIQKNGEVPTAAFPSSHVGISWIVIFWLYQNFKKSVKYFIPFVVLLMFSTVYIKAHYFVDVIAGFISAPIVFFLTFKFYKFLNHTLDVRFN
- a CDS encoding carbonic anhydrase, which produces MKAHTSETQATINPEKALQFLKEGNQRFVNNLKVNRNLLEQVNDTREGQWPFATVLSCIDSRTSAELIFDQGLGDIFSIRIAGNFANQDILGSMEFACNVAGSKLVVVLGHTKCGALKGGLDAPIIENMGMDNLNHLIYHFESCIHEIIKEGEERSSKNEDLLDRLTLCNIQKTIEDIRHQSSTLRNLEKEGKIKIVGANYDVETGVVTWL
- a CDS encoding SulP family inorganic anion transporter: MKKTNTLFGGIKENIPSGIVVFLVALPLCLGIALASGAPPLSGILAGIVGGIVIGFISNSHISVSGPAAGLAAIVLGAITDLGSFELFLTAGLIAGFIQLALGFLRAGSISNYFPNNVIEGMLAGIGVIIILKQIPHALGYDKDFEGNQQIFDGFNLGEYFTNLFNAITPGAFLVTIISLAILITWKKVNFLKKIKLLPGALVAVIVGILFNEVFRGSALEISREHLVTLPVPQSVEDFKNLITFPDFSGFLNPQVWIIGATIAVVASIETLLCIEAADRMDVHKRITDTNLELKAQGIGNLVSSFIGGLPMTSVVVRTSANANAGATSKISAIVHGILLLVSVLSIPFLLNKIPLATLAAVLLMVGYKLASPAKLSHFWSKGKYQFIPFIATIIAVVALDLLKGVGIGLAISILFLLLGNMKRAYYLSREELESADEITIDLAEEVSFLNKAAIKKTLKNIKPNSRVIINAKKTSYVSDDIIDLISDFANVRAREEDIEVVLEGFKTSYKEYENDQHSHITISHRRVI
- a CDS encoding carbonic anhydrase, whose protein sequence is MGKSYETIFENNRKWVEEKLGQDADFFKKLAEGQSPEYLYIGCSDSRATAEELMGMKPGEVFVHRNIANLVNTLDMSSTAVIQYAVQHLKVKHIIVCGHYGCGGVKAAMTPQDFGLMNPWLRTIRDVYRLHQEELDAIKDEQLRYDRLIELNVQEQCINVIKMACVQERYILDQYPIVHGWVFDLKTGKLIDLNIDFEEILKNIQKVYDLTNSDWVMSRKNNKNF